One Carassius auratus strain Wakin chromosome 4, ASM336829v1, whole genome shotgun sequence DNA segment encodes these proteins:
- the LOC113060895 gene encoding SIN3-HDAC complex-associated factor-like isoform X2 yields MFGFHKPKMYRSLDGCCICRAKSSSSRFTDSKRYERDFQSCFGLGETRSGEICNACVLLVKRWKKLPVGSKKNWNHVVDARGGPSLKTTVKSKKVKSLSRRIRPNQLRRIQKELKRHNSDAHSTTSSASPAQSPSYSNQSDEGSDSELTPGSARSPVFSFLDLTYWKRQRVCCGIIYKGRFGEVLIDPHLFKPCCQKKQEQEEVEEEEEEEEEEEEDGELEKEEVQSSQEILQPHSSLQMKVEPEVEEDW; encoded by the exons atgtttgGCTTTCATAAGCCGAAGATGTACCGCAGCCTTGATGGATGCTGCATCTGCAGGGCAAAGTCCTCCAGCTCTCGTTTCACTGACAGCAAACGCTATGAGAGAGACTTTCAGAGCTGCTTTGG GTTAGGTGAGACTCGCTCTGGTGAAATCTGCAATGCTTGTGTTCTGCTGGTGAAACGCTGGAAGAAGCTTCCTGTGGGCTCCAAGAAGAACTGGAATCAT GTGGTTGATGCCCGAGGGGGACCCAGTCTGAAAACTACAGTGAAGTCCAAGAAAGTCAAATCTCTGTCCAGACGGATCCGACCGAACCAGCTCAGGAGAATTCAGAAAGAACTGAAGAGACACA ATTCAGATGCTCACAGCACCACCTCCAGTGCTAGCCCCGCCCAGTCACCCAGCTACAGTAACCAATCAGACGAAGGCTCTGACTCAGAGTTGACTCCTGGCTCAGCCCGCTCACCAGTCTTTTCCTTCTTGGACCTGACATACTGGAAAAG GCAGCGGGTATGTTGTGGCATCATCTACAAAGGTCGCTTTGGGGAGGTTTTGATCGACCCTCATCTCTTCAAGCCCTGCTGTCAGAAAAAACAGGAGCAAGAGGaggtggaagaagaagaggaggaggaggaggaggaagaagaagatggCGAACTTGAGAAAGAGGAGGTGCAGAGCAGTCAAGAAATTCTTCAACCGCACTCCTCTCTCCAAATGAAAGTGGAGCCGGAAGTGGAAGAGGATTGGTGA
- the LOC113060895 gene encoding SIN3-HDAC complex-associated factor-like isoform X1: MCLFKDAEWRAMLPRERVGGEYGGHAPFLCSARTRMFGFHKPKMYRSLDGCCICRAKSSSSRFTDSKRYERDFQSCFGLGETRSGEICNACVLLVKRWKKLPVGSKKNWNHVVDARGGPSLKTTVKSKKVKSLSRRIRPNQLRRIQKELKRHNSDAHSTTSSASPAQSPSYSNQSDEGSDSELTPGSARSPVFSFLDLTYWKRQRVCCGIIYKGRFGEVLIDPHLFKPCCQKKQEQEEVEEEEEEEEEEEEDGELEKEEVQSSQEILQPHSSLQMKVEPEVEEDW, translated from the exons ATGTGTCTGTTTAAAGATGCCGAGTGGCGCGCCATGCTACCGCGCGAGAGAGTGGGCGGTGAATACGGCGGACACGCACCATTTCTCTGCAGTGCCCGGACGAGA atgtttgGCTTTCATAAGCCGAAGATGTACCGCAGCCTTGATGGATGCTGCATCTGCAGGGCAAAGTCCTCCAGCTCTCGTTTCACTGACAGCAAACGCTATGAGAGAGACTTTCAGAGCTGCTTTGG GTTAGGTGAGACTCGCTCTGGTGAAATCTGCAATGCTTGTGTTCTGCTGGTGAAACGCTGGAAGAAGCTTCCTGTGGGCTCCAAGAAGAACTGGAATCAT GTGGTTGATGCCCGAGGGGGACCCAGTCTGAAAACTACAGTGAAGTCCAAGAAAGTCAAATCTCTGTCCAGACGGATCCGACCGAACCAGCTCAGGAGAATTCAGAAAGAACTGAAGAGACACA ATTCAGATGCTCACAGCACCACCTCCAGTGCTAGCCCCGCCCAGTCACCCAGCTACAGTAACCAATCAGACGAAGGCTCTGACTCAGAGTTGACTCCTGGCTCAGCCCGCTCACCAGTCTTTTCCTTCTTGGACCTGACATACTGGAAAAG GCAGCGGGTATGTTGTGGCATCATCTACAAAGGTCGCTTTGGGGAGGTTTTGATCGACCCTCATCTCTTCAAGCCCTGCTGTCAGAAAAAACAGGAGCAAGAGGaggtggaagaagaagaggaggaggaggaggaggaagaagaagatggCGAACTTGAGAAAGAGGAGGTGCAGAGCAGTCAAGAAATTCTTCAACCGCACTCCTCTCTCCAAATGAAAGTGGAGCCGGAAGTGGAAGAGGATTGGTGA